AATAATATCATCaaattttcaagaagaaaagtaatttgaagaaaaatatatcagCTAGGGGATGTTTACTCCTACATCAAGTTCCTCTTGCTAAAATTATAGGAAATGTTTTGAACATACTGAGTAAAATTGATGTTTAGTGCTGAAGTAACAAGGGATGTATGAATAAAGATAGAGAGTGAATAAAAAGACACCTTACCATACTCTCATCATATAAGAGTTGACGATACTTCTCCATCATTTTTTGACTTCGTTTCACCAGTTGGGTTGAGACAGCCCCAAAAAGAGCATCAGCTGGGTACAAAAAGTAGGATAAGAATGAACACAAGGAAGCAATCAACATAATGCTATGTACATGAAAACCTGGCTTACAAACCAGAAGGCCTATCCCACCAGATCATATCCCATTCTTAGTAGCATAGAGTGACTGGAAGTATCACAACTTCCCCCTACATGTTTATGGAATCCCAATCTGTTGCAGGGTTACCAGCCAGCATTAAATCACAATCCCTTGCTACCCATCACTATTCCTAGATGGAGAAAGGCTTTGTGAAAGTAAATTGAGTCTGGCCATAGAATAAAAGATGTAGGCCCTGCCTGACTCAAGTGCTTAAGCCACTTTGCCACGTGGTCCTATAGTTTATATCATTTTTagtcttatcaactgagttaatcatgcaaattggccaccataaggagtttccaaagctgatgtttcaagcattaacCCTTTGTCCAAGCAAAGTTACACATCACACAAGACTCAGGTTGCATAGACAATGTACCAttgacaaaaaaagacaaaaaattcttAGCTATTTCAAAGAAGTGCATTGTTTTGGACTACCTCACTGCTTCTTGTCACCTGTCACATTGACAAACATGCTTGGAAATGATACTTATAATAGGAATGCCCAGACAGGATATGAAGACTTGCTTAAGTTCATGGAAGTTCAAGggtaaaattgtaaaaaatgtaCAATAGACTTGACAAGGAGAAAGGATTTTGGTTCAAACCAAGGGTTTGAGTTAACAGGAGACAATTGTGTGTTGTCAAGACTGACCTTTCTGAACATCAGCAGGAGTAGGACTTGGATCATAACACACATGGTAAGGTGTTAGTCTTTTAATAAGGTCTTCATGGGTACTAAAAGGCGTTTTGACATCAGGTCGAATAACTGTCTGTTGATCTTGAGTTAGGCCTTGTTTTAATCTAAATGAACAAGTTTAAGAATTAAAATCACTAGGAATTTTATTAAGATTTATTGCAACAATAATGGGAAGTACTTGAAGATCCCCATAGCACAATTGCCAGTTCGGGAAAATAACTTTCTCATTCAACTAGTCACTGAACACATTTTTTATGCTTTTTGATCCTCTCTATATAAAATACACAAGTTAAACATAGAACTTGTGTATCATGGCTTATCTTTCCTCAagtttctctgaaatgaaatgcTTATCAACCTTTGCAACCCAAATTTCCTTTCCATcttttcaacaagaaaaaaactaaagatACTTTAGATAACAAATAGATCACTCTGTATTCACATTTAACCATCTGACCCTCAAGAGTGACTAGTGTCTAATtcctccttataatatcaccgCTATATTATATAAattagggtcacaagaataatggaaatgatcaccatctaaAGAAgctttgggtgtaaagggttactgTAATTTCTGTCCATTTACCCATGCAGCAGATTACCTGCGTGGGTCAGGTTTTGCAATAATGAGAAGAAAGTTTCAACAGATTACCTGCACTAGCAGATAACCTGCacccaaaaataaagaaaatcgtGGCCTCACACAAAGTtccttcattattatttttgacatgatattctttagcatgcagttaacaattatttacaCTTTTTGTCTTCCCTGTTTAATTGAAAATGATACCACTTGTAAAAATCtgttctaaaaaaaaccaatatcTTGAGATCTACAAGTCGAAGAAATCGCTTGAAATGAGAAAATACTCTTTAACTCAAGGCAGTGCCAGCTGAGAAAATTTCACTGATGCATCAAAAATTCTGTCACACCATTAATTATGCAGCACCATGAAATGAACATGTCAGCATCATTTTCCATGTGATTTGCTATGAAGACAgctttttcacaattaaattcttttattttcaagttcactaCCCATGTAAGTGAGATTGTTTTTGaactaaacaaagaaacaagctaTGAAATTGACAAGGTAAGAAAGTAAGAGAACAAACAAGATGAAAGCTTCATTATTGAGCTTTGTAGATGTGTTTTCAATTTGCATTAGCTTTCATCGAGAGCATTAAAGTCTCTCATTATAATGAGCAATCTGCACAAATTAAATGAGTTATTGCACAGGTTTTTTGAAGAGTATCGTAAGTGGATCTTATCATCCCTGTTTTTCCTgcttattgttttaaaactataCCAGAAGCGTTAAAAATTATCGTATTATCCGCAACTTCCTATAACCCGCACCAACTACTGTTAGTGGAAAAATTGACAGAATATCAGCGGGTAATTGGCCAGAAATTACagtaaaactattttttgaaTGACCAACCTTGTAGCAACTTTTGGTACATCTGTTGTCTCTGATGATGAATGTGGGCGCTTCACTCCTTTGTTTGTTTCCTGTTTTATTGGTACAGACACCTTGACACTCTAACAGTTAAGTGGAATTAGGAAAGTTACAATTTAGGAATTGAACAAGCCATGTTAAATAAAAGTGTATGAGAaaaaatttatgagaaaaaatttaagcacAAAGCAATCAAATAGATAAATACAGCActtcctcgaataagcacccatATTCTAATAAATGCCCACCCCTGGACTGTAATTTTAGTGAAGTTCCCGCCCCCTCCCTCAATTTCTTATGGAGTAGGGATATAAGGAAAACCTGTATCTATCACCACTTTTAACACTTCAACTAAAGCAGAATTAGTGAGGAAGAATAATAAGCACCCACCTTGAAAACATGCCATCCCCCCCTACCTTAAACCAAAaggtgcttattcaaggaaatacagtatGTGAAAACAACTGATATGCCAGGATTTAAAATAAGTTGTCAAATTAATTAACATTCAATGAAAGTGAGCTTTGGTAagtcaatttttgattttcataaGTAGTggtgtaaaatattttctcaatttCAACTCAACATTTCAcaaaccagtttgatttttactttactttgcaTCTCATTATGATGACTATTAAAAAAGCAGAGTAAAAAGTGAATTTGACTGATAGtagaaaattgtaaacaaagaaaacatttcagcCACAGAATGTATCATTTTAATCTCTCACCTGAGACACAGGTTGTCTGCCTGATGTTTGAAGAATTCTAGGAATGTGCTGCATTTTCCCCTGTGTTTTAACATTAACTTGTTGTTGAACTACAGACTGTGCCCGACCCTGAGGAACAACCTGCTTCACTCCTGAACCTTGCAGCTGTTGCTGTTGCAGTTGTATCTGCTTCAGCTGATCTGCTGTTAAGTTTTTAGTTTGCACATTACTTCCTGTTTGAAGACCACTTGAAGTAAGTTTCTGCTTCACCACTTGCTGCTGTAATTGCAACTGTTTCAGTGCCTGTAGCTGTTGTGGTGTAATTTGAATAGTCTGTTGAGTTTTTCCTCCTTGTAATCCCAGCTTTTGTAACAACTCAGGTTGTTTTATGATAAACACTTTCTGAACTCCAGCTTGTGCTTGTTGTTGCTGCACTTGAGAAACTGTATTCTGTTGAGCTGTTGTTGCAACATGGACAACAGGTGCCATTCCAGTTTTTCCTTGCTGAACAACAGAATTAACCTGCCGGACAATACCTCCTTGATTTGACACTTGTGCTACAGGGGTTTTGTTGAGTTGACTCGGTACAAATGTTACACCTTGAAGAACTCTAGTGCCTTGTTCCTTTGACACTTGCAGCTGTTGTGTTAAGTTAACTTGCTGTTGTccaagagaaagcacttgctgCTTCTGCTGGTTATTCAATACTTGCTGTAGCTGAATATTTGCAGGAGACAAAGAGACGTCAGTTCTTTGATTCAGGTTAGAAGGCTTAGCAGAAGCATTGACATTAACTTGCAATGTTTGCAGGGTTTGCTGTCCCTGTGGTTGAATATTCTGTACTAAGATCTGCTTTTGAACAGATTGAGACTGCTGTGGTATTTGCTGAAATATTTGCTGAGGTTGCACAAGTTTCTGGGTAGGTTTTTGTTGCGATACTTGTTGAAGAAGTTGTTTGATGACTTCTTCTTGGACAACAATGTTTTGTGGTTGAGCTGCTTGGACAGTTTGTGTGGTAAACTGTTGGTTTGGTTTCAAAGCAGCTTGGAGCTGTGCAGGACTAAGTACATTCTGTTGCAACGTTTGTACAACTGGCGGTTGTTGCTGCTGGTTAGAAAGTTTCTGTTGAACTAACTGTTGAATTTGTTTAATCTGATTTGCAGGTAATGCTTGTGATTGTGTGAGCTGAGTTGATGTCTGTTGTGTTGTCTGGGTGCTTGGATTTTGGCCTCTTATCAAATTAAGTAACTGCTGTGCTTGGATAAGCTGTGTATGATTTTGTTGTTGAGCATTTCCTGGTGACACTTGATTTATAACAGTTTGCACTTGAGGAGTAATTTGATTTGAAACTTGTTGTAGAAGTATCTTATGTTGTGTACCCACAATTTGAGGTGGTGATGACATACCAGTTTGAGGTAATATACTTGGCTGTTTAGGTGCAATTCGCTTGACAGGAGTTGTAGAAAGAATTGGCTGTAACACACCTTGAGAAGATTTATTAGAATGTGCATTTACAGGAGCAACACTTGTCTTCATGTTTGTTTTCGAATCTGTTCCATTTAACACAACACGATGCCCAGAGGAAGATATACTCTGCTGTGCAACAACAGGTTGTTTTTGCATTACAATAGGTAATCCAGAGTTCATAATCTGTATTCCACGTGTTCCTGTAGTTCCTACAGTTGAGCTTGTTACAGCAGAGGAAATATTAGGGGTTTTAGGTTGGATTGGGATGGgttttttcccttgaaataCTGAAGCAGTAGTAGCCACAGGTTTTGGTGAAGACGAAATTCCAAGTGCACTGCCAGTTTTGTTCCCTAAACTACCAGGACTTTCCATACCAGCCTTTAGAAAATTGACACCACTTGACACCGGAACAGAAGACGGAACCACCCCAACAGTAAAAGGAGTATTAGGACTTGAACTATTTCTTGACATGCTACTATTGTTGACCACTGAATTTACTAATGTACTCTGTGGCAATGAAGAAGAACTAGGCAAAGATGTTCCAGACACTTGTGAAGCAATTCTTGCATTTACAGGTAACCTGTTGTTAATCCCACCTTCTCTTGTTGAACTGGCATTTAATTTTGAAGTCAGTAAATGATTCACATTCAGTGGAGTTGACACTGAAATAGAGTCTCCTGAATTTTTAGAAGAAAGGCCATGATCCtgtaaataaaggaaaacatgtTTAAATTTGGAAAAACCTTTTGAAACTGGTCTAAATCCTTACACTCCCATGAGTGAGCAAGACAAAATtcctccttacaacatcaattaAAAGTCAAGCatataagtgatgagaataaaggaaaacatcaaGTAGGGGgttactagttgatccaataccaaattctccaaactaacatcaaagGAATCCTgtggcagaaagtaaggagaattactaatgagaacTTGGAAGCAAAAGGGTTAAAGGTAAGATCTATGAAAGAGcatctaaattttaatttttcacaagCTCTTTTGAGGTTTGACAAAGTTTTGGGAGCTACCACAGCTTGCACCATGTAATTTACGGTTATTTGCCTAGTCTCCAAGATTTTCCTACCATATACACTGTTGTTGTCAAGGGACATAGCTGCTTATGATTGTTTTGCTCCTATTCAGATAAGATCAGTGTGGACAGTAAACTCGAAGGAAAATTTACAAGGTTTACCTAAATTATCAAGGGTGTAATGGAACCTTGAAAAATCACAGCTCTCTAAACAATTGAATTACAGTAGAACCCCGCTTACTACAACATGATTCACTCAAACCCTCCGCTAACTTAAATAAGATCCGGTTTCCCTTTGCTTTGACCCCATCTCCTCAGTTATTTATTATTAGCTGGCTCAAACTTGGTTCACTTGAACTTCCTTTtaactcaaaattaattttaatttcccttTGCTCAAATCTTCACTCCAGACTTGAACATCAAGTAAAGACATTGGGTTATAAACATTAAAGAGAGCTATTAACACCTGCCAACCTGAACTTCACAGACTAAACGGTCTTATCAAAAAGCTCCCTTAAACTgactaaataaatgaaaataacagttGATTGTGCAAGAATGGTAAAACAATCATTCCTTCCtaattgataatttaaaaacCAATCCTGTTAACTCCAACCCCCTTCTATTCAAACCATTATTTATTACCCTTATGAGTTCAAGTCAGgagaggggggggaaggggggggggaagagagaaaAGGGGTTCTAGTGTATGTAAAAATTTCATCAACTTTCATACTGAGTTTCAAAATCACATTCTTCAGTAGGGCATTTCATTTTGGTCTCCAAAACTTGCATTGCACTCCAAGTTCAAGGATTTGTTCTCACAGCCAAGTATCTTGACCAAATGGTACCAAAAGTACATTAGAGTTACACATATTATTCCAGCTGGTTTGATTATAATGCAACCGGAAAGCTGCTTTGTTACAAAAACAGGCACAGAACAGTATCTTGCAACTGTATTGCAAGTCAGAGATACAACCTTGGAACTATCATAGTTAAGTGAGAGTAAAGATCAGGGCTTGTAAAGATATAATTATGAAATCTCAGTCTTGGATTGTCAAAAAACGGTCTAAACATCCTGCAAGTCTAAGATTTTACCATTGCAACCCCTTTCAGTATGGACAGGACATATTAATACTACCTTCAAGTAGTTTGGATAAGAAATCACCCTGTGTCAATTATGGACTGTTGGTAAATACAAACACCTGTGAAATTTTTGGATCTATAAGAAAATTGCCATGCACAGAAATTGAGGTTTGGTCTACCCCCTTTCAGATGAATTGAAGAGTCAAGACAAATTAGATCCACATGCATCACAAAAAGTTACAAAGCTGACTTCAGCACATAGTGTTTTATGAATACTGTTACAGTAAATTTGAGAAAAGTATTCCGCTCACCTGGCTATTGGTTCTCAAGAATTCTTGCAAAGCGTTAGGGTCGCtatagagagagagaaattcaaCATCAAAGTTGATTCCTGCATGAACTAATACTTCCTCTTTCAGATCTCTTTCACCGGCCCACTAACGTACAGTATAAGATGTCAAATCTAATTTTGGTGACATGAAAAATACTTCACTCACTTTATCACATCCAGAAGACATTTAGCAGTGCCAGCCTCCATTATTTCAAACGGATGGCAGCCTAACGAACTTCTGCTGCCGTTTTGGCATGAACTCCAATGAGCCTGTGGTTAAAATAGGACAAATTAGTCATAGAACAGGGGAAATATTATCGAAATTAGACAATTTTCCTTGAAAACAGGCAAATATAGAATTACAGGCATATAATTGGAGCTTCCGGGATGATATTCGTAAGGTTTCTCTCCAATTCCTGCAACTCCAAGAGGTCGCAAAATATTTCTTCGGCGAAAGGGGGGTAACTTACCCCCTGTATATGAGGTACAGCCGGCGAATTCGGCGTAAAAGTGCGAACTCTATCTCTGTGTTCGATCGAACGGCCTACCTGTGGTTGTTTGCATATGACTAATTCCACGGGCTTTTATCAGTACATGGAGCTGAATTGCTGCCTGATGTCGATTGGTAGGATAATGTACTATGTCTGGAAATGGTCGTTTCGGCCTCGGGCCGGGCAAATTTCCTGTTTTGGAGTGATTTTAGCTAAAATTTCACGACGGACATGCGACCGCGACTCGCATTTGTTCCAAGCAACAATGTGTGGGGGGTTCCAGGGGCACGCACGTGATCAATATTATCAAAGGCCTGGGTTCTACTTCCGGTAATTTTGGCGGGAAGTGTCTGTCGAACTGTGAAATGAAAGGATAATTTTGTAGCTTTgccaaaataaatcaaaacttttcaaataaaacaaacataaactTGAAAATTACTTCAAATCAAGTATATTTCCTGCTAATCGGTGTACACGTAGAGTGTTAAAGTCTGCAGTATTCAGCGCAAAAGCTCTAAAGTTTCTCACTTAAAATGAACTTTGTAAGATAGCTGTATTAATATCCTTAGATAGCCTGACTTAGGCTGATTACCAGTCTTTCCAAGGGGGATGGGGGAAATGCCTTCCTCCCGCGCTCGCTCAGCCCATTCCTCCTTCCGTTGGAAGGCCTGATGGACCTGATACGTTCCTCGATACTCTTGATTAAGCTTTATAGAAtgcaaataatcaaataaaaaattatgggaaaacaaaataaactggAATAAAACAAGAGGCGACTGAGCTGGCTAAGACGTTTTCATCAAGCgcccaagaaaaaaaagaaaacaccctTTGAAAATCGTGTCAAAGAAAGTTTGTCTCCTTCCTCGGATTCATCTCTGGGGCTCTTCACCTCCGCAATGCACAAAAGTAAGCCTGAATAGGGACAGAAAAGTTTCCAGTCTGAACTGTCTCAAAAATTGTCTTGTCTCTGTATGATAAAGGTCACTGAAATTGGACAACTTGGATGATTCAATCAATTTGGACCCTTTACAACGGTTCGGCAGGCATCTTTGAAGTCCCCTCGTTGGTAACAGGCTGTGTTCCATTCTTTGGTGACAGAAGAAACCAGGAAAAGCCTCTACCCTTTTTAATACCGTTTGGCAAGGATCAACAGGGCGCTGCGCGCTGGAGAAAAGAGTGAATAACAATCTCGCAAAGGCACAAGGGCAATTCGTGAAGGCTCATGGGATTGGAGTCTTAACTAGGAGGTGGATTTAGTTTGTTGTCACGCATCGCTTTTGAGTCCCGAACTTCATGTGATGAATCAGTGTATATATGTTTTTCTAGCTTTCCTTTATTGCTAAGCCAAAAATAACTAAGCTTAGAAACCTATCGAAATAgtgaaaattgttcttttctgtCTTTAACATCAAAGGCCATGCATGAGTCATACATTTACACATGCGATGATATTTAATTGTCTCAAATCAGCACAAAAAGGCGTGGACAGATTCAGTGACAACTCTTTAGTATTCTTCCTAGCCTCGTATCCCAGTCCCATATCCTGTTCGTGTTTGATGCACGCAACTAGTTTCGTATCAAGACCGCCCACCGCCAAGCGATCGTAACATTTcagtaggatctgggtacgagattaacACGCTGTAAGTGGGATTGTGGGAGTACTCAACTTTACCTCCTGATAGTGCTAAAGCTCTCCTTCCTCTATTCCCGGTCAACGAAAGATAACGTTGCGAGATGAGAACAGAGtgtacaaattattttaagccATCACGACCATGCTAGCCACCAGAGTTTAAGCTGTAAACCGTACAGTTTTTCTAAGTTCTGAGCTAAATTTGGTCATGGTGCAGTCCAGTGCCGAACAAGCGTGTTAAACAAAATTTCTAATGCTTCAGCGATCTTTAAATATTTCAGCTATGAAATTTGTAACCTGGTTAAATCACTGCCATTTACAAGCAAACGTCGTTGTCTTCCAACCTTGTTTCCATGGTGTCTGTCACAAATCATCCCGGAAACGAGGTCGAGGATCATCTTTACGTCGCTTTGATTGTCTTTGTGGTTATTGCTTTGTTATTGCTGTTGGCAGGAAGTTCGGGCATCGATATGTTTGTTTGCGCGGTTGGTATCGCAGCAAACGCAATTTTCTGTATGTCTGGCGTAGAACTGAGATTTGAatctttcttgtttatcttgttatttgaattttcttcatCCTTGTAGTCTGAATCGGCGTAATTTCCCAgcctggaaaaggaaaaaagtcagaaaaaaaagaaagaacactgTCACTGCAAGGTCTTGTGCGTACACTAAAgtctatttttaaattatcataaCAGCGCCTATAGTTAGACGAGACATGTAGAAAATAGCAACAAGGAGTAGAGACAGACATCTAATCGTTAAGACGGTcctaattaattatttcaaatgccAAACATTTCGGTAAAAACGATTAATCGTAATTATATGCCGTCATATAAAGGGAACCAAAAATAGAATTAACCAATAATTGGCTGTAAAAGATGAAACAAGATTGGTTGAAAATGGTTCAGAGGCAAACGTTTCCTcaaaaatcatcacaaaaataATGGAATAGTTTTCTTTCTATTAGCACTTTGCGTTTATGGCCGACCCTTTTCGGGAAGCCTTTTCGACAAATACCAGGCGATACCACTGGAGCTTTACGTTAAGTTTTAATCACTGCTCCAGTTGTAGTCGGACTTTTACCGATCTACTCAGTGATATCCGCCGATCCACTTCTCAGCACTTTGCCCAATACTGTTCGAGTGGACCTTTCATTACCCTTACAGTACCTttaacaaagttttctttttataccGACTATCTTTAATTCCGTCATATTTGACTACATCGGTTTACAGCTATATCCCGGCCGTGTTAATGACGAATATTAAAGCGCAGAAGGAACATTTTTGTAGGTCTTTTTTCCACCATTTATgtacgttttttttcttctaggaAGGAAAGCTACTGGTGCGATGCGATGTatcttcaaaattgtttttttcccgCGACCAACCGAATATTTCGACGACACAGTCTCGATGGACTATCTTCTTCCCGTCGCAAGTGTAAAACTTTTTAAGAGACCGATAATGGGAAGTGACGAAATGAAATTGACGACCCAGTCGAGAATTGACATTCTTGTTTTCAGCAGCGTCATCTGATTTTAACTTTGGAAACTTCTCAgtctacatttttttaaattcagtaTACTTGCGTTAGTTACTCATCTCAAATAACTTTTTCTagcaaaaaatgtttgaattaaGCATGTGAAGAAGAGTGGTCTTGTAACTTACCCTCGATCTAAGAGGTGATTGATAGCGGTGGTCACAACAATCAAAACGAGCAAAGCCGCAGAAAGAAATGACATTTTCCACAATAACTATGCTGTAAGTTGGGGATGTGATGGCGTAAAAGCCTTTTAATCGAAGGGGTTACAATGGCATGTATGAAAGGTTAACGATAATTACGTGACACCTGTCCGCCTTAAGCGGCTTGAAGCTAATTGCGGAACAAAAGGGGACTGCTGTGAGTcttgaagaaacagaaaaagtcGCCATTTGGTTCAGTCTCCAGCCGAGAACTAGCCGCAGCACGTTTTTGGACAAGTCTGCGGGCGCAACGAAACAACGAGGGCCGGAGACCCGTCAAAGACTGCGACTGAGCCTATATTGATACGGCGGtttttcacagaaaaatgaaactagGGATAAGCAAaacttagtaaaaaaaaatcgaaagcCTCGCAAGAAGCCAATAATATAtatggaaaacttaaaaaaaagaatacgaAAATTCGCAACCTGTTACTCCCGCTCTATACGATGTCGCGCAACTCCAGGTTTTGGAAGTGGCAAGTCGTCTTGTGAGATCCAATAGAACGGCcttaaagaacaaaatattttctgtaTGATATATTGATGTATCTAGGTAGTTCGAAGCCTCCTCTGGTGTGACTTTATGACCAGGTTATATTACCTCTGTCTTTCTTGACTTTTTTGTTGTAGGAGTTGAGACGGAATGCCCCCCTCACCACctctttctctttctgatgAAAAGTAGTAAACGTTGTGAAATGAAGTTAATATGTCAGATATTATTTAGAGGGCCCTCAGAGATGACAAACGACAGAAATTCTAATCATCAGCAGGTGTTGCAGTATATTTCTTAAGTTGAGAACGAACTAAGTCACGAACTGCTGTAACCATATACCAGGCCTGGTTACATGCGTCTTTTAGACTCCCGTATCGGCATAAAACGTGGCGTCTAGCATAGTTTACCGAATGAATTTGTGACAATTTGGTATTTTTGGTAGCCTTAAGATACTCGGGTCGATTATCAAGCTTTTCACTTACATGGTAGTTGG
This region of Pocillopora verrucosa isolate sample1 chromosome 3, ASM3666991v2, whole genome shotgun sequence genomic DNA includes:
- the LOC131786510 gene encoding uncharacterized protein, with product MEAGTAKCLLDVINDPNALQEFLRTNSQDHGLSSKNSGDSISVSTPLNVNHLLTSKLNASSTREGGINNRLPVNARIASQVSGTSLPSSSSLPQSTLVNSVVNNSSMSRNSSSPNTPFTVGVVPSSVPVSSGVNFLKAGMESPGSLGNKTGSALGISSSPKPVATTASVFQGKKPIPIQPKTPNISSAVTSSTVGTTGTRGIQIMNSGLPIVMQKQPVVAQQSISSSGHRVVLNGTDSKTNMKTSVAPVNAHSNKSSQGVLQPILSTTPVKRIAPKQPSILPQTGMSSPPQIVGTQHKILLQQVSNQITPQVQTVINQVSPGNAQQQNHTQLIQAQQLLNLIRGQNPSTQTTQQTSTQLTQSQALPANQIKQIQQLVQQKLSNQQQQPPVVQTLQQNVLSPAQLQAALKPNQQFTTQTVQAAQPQNIVVQEEVIKQLLQQVSQQKPTQKLVQPQQIFQQIPQQSQSVQKQILVQNIQPQGQQTLQTLQVNVNASAKPSNLNQRTDVSLSPANIQLQQVLNNQQKQQVLSLGQQQVNLTQQLQVSKEQGTRVLQGVTFVPSQLNKTPVAQVSNQGGIVRQVNSVVQQGKTGMAPVVHVATTAQQNTVSQVQQQQAQAGVQKVFIIKQPELLQKLGLQGGKTQQTIQITPQQLQALKQLQLQQQVVKQKLTSSGLQTGSNVQTKNLTADQLKQIQLQQQQLQGSGVKQVVPQGRAQSVVQQQVNVKTQGKMQHIPRILQTSGRQPVSQSVKVSVPIKQETNKGVKRPHSSSETTDVPKVATRLKQGLTQDQQTVIRPDVKTPFSTHEDLIKRLTPYHVCYDPSPTPADVQKADALFGAVSTQLVKRSQKMMEKYRQLLYDESMREHPSAEMVMLYRVFLTNERSLLADERKIAKENPEEILNIIKKEKQTIESSNDTATDDTVTKDITSDETMDFVESTTESDVVNSMKNAVSEASSKISSLLSVNYSPSSLNYSSNSLSPKTETSSSSSSLLSTRTPTLVSTSSVNNHVSSLSSQDHLDKQDSLSKESSGGNHKLSADLSIDSQMDTECEKEDVTATLALLNSMASELDEVLDVEGTL